One genomic window of Candidatus Hydrogenedentota bacterium includes the following:
- a CDS encoding tetratricopeptide repeat protein codes for MKIRALFIALALAVFPVAAQEEPVSPERAQQIRERYEQVLIRTPMQDSAFDRVYASYLEAEGVEAWVAKLKPAEGEPTKENWVLLGRIQERQFKTDEAIVSLEKAKELGVQDPQLDLLMGRLYYENGQDGKAAALLTTALEQPIDPEARSSVVRILGNLYMRQGKRDEAITAWKRLAEDNPGDTFAQTELAEIYEDNRMWEESIAAYSQLSEASANDPYQRCRALRAIGRARIAMEAYPEAIAAFEQALDLVSPGNWLFEDLKMRLVGVYQDLGDLQGLATYLNEKLEANPADTEFRDLLAETYTRMTKFAEAEAEHKKILERDPSRIATHEHLITLYERMERPDDVTATYETLIAQYPTEPDYLRRLGEVYLRRNQPDQAKAAWRRVIDATPTASQHAQLAEWMEMYEFAPEAIAEYEAALAMEPNREWTFKLAALKHAGGEGDAAKALWTSVLKEDSPAAERAEVASILETFKYIPEAEALLAQAHTQDPANLEYAQALAKNLMEQEKFDAALPLFEQMANQTENEYFQDRGEGGLLDAYGKLGILAEKKQEWEDAVRANPEDTNLLMRLARMYGRSGDNTSALGLYERCVELKPEDANYVKALADAYTRGSRIEEAIELYHKLIAMDANRAGGYYRELLDIYLKADFKDEAIETAKKVVELSPADAEAYLNLGQVYMNYQQYDDGLSAYRGALRLSPDEPDYYRQYGQALQSQDRLGEAQDAFRKMLDTAKEDETRLQAVNALAQIHLREGKLESLLAEFQSRVRSTPKRLAAYQELGAIHVQAGDSARSLEILEGGYNAVDDKGEALKSLVRASYEAQDFEKVVRYFEELIALSGKATAFEYERLGQVYAQLGDLDKARSTWQRIVDEDKDNPKAYITLAKALRQAGFSEEAAAATEAALEKDPHNFSLRFEYAQELAGQEEMGKAYEQLQLLLDLGPSEADKEKAKKEEEREKKVEQIQRARMGYERVDMFSPHYQPGQRYYYGNSLRGGSFEGVRPQVISTMAGMAENSIGIDEFIATYKKRVEENPNSQQAHEDLILVYENCNKQEEAHAATEALSALQPENVDILDKLAVQYSYTQQTDKALEKLAQIDVLQPTRKKSSDLARVYLYFRAEKKDEARTLLTSLIDGNRDDQSVLSMAVNLAAQYAEKDVIAAMQAKLGDLDPKFRKNIRQSLAYAYTETADTEQARKIFEEILFDDDDQDPYAYQIPRGRRVSIYAPRIGANNQNVYYGGGAYYQLRNLGITTSIDYARSSAIEQMTKLLDGEEEAAFMQRLHDEAAKFTTGEGAAARQRAWIFGQLLATQYVAGTDYAKAREVLAPFVAGKVDDATAYNLCIYIDEQEDKFDAMLENYAQLRDLYPGQLRDILRAETTTLMAAGRHEEAADRIRELARRGTPPNDLVAMIQQLKQEEKPQLAKALLEEQLAGLQRNAQALSMLAALYAEDNDYEKAMELAREAWEGKVRGGSGRNSNFYYYGGYYQSSGMSIDDNLRAWFQYAKSAGKKDELIAEFKTRLEQQPASVSAHEHLASLYSLDEDQDKAIELYKSLIEKRPHFVKAATALAQLYEQAGKYQEAIAQYESFIKSRPGLYSGMGWQIRNLYQRMGKGEDLAKIEEDMVKQARTPDQLQNLAWQFRNDGEFDKARELYLKIIDMQPGQSYYRTELAGILREMGRDDEALEVFAKWFDSPVMRTQGYIDQHTLAQMVGQYKAAGRLDELKAKNELTRIDKPDDLIAKSVDAHIAMAEHRFVDAQPLLLEVMKARQDGNAVNILINMGEYQDNALTVVEQLEKDGMMTNFWDQQRLAQVYLSAGDRTRAMEAYRKYADQQGQWGLENVMRGLYEFGLYEEAEDFYLKNRKKTREMDGIAMNMYMEGNGLEELVQEMLAQEIKGPAEGLVDNIVRDEKTSYAQALQMLTPLLEREPENKFLLNSIIDLHERNNKPAEALPWCEKLLALNEHDAATRRRFANTLVLNNREPEAFKLFDDLLAAKMNSDNALVAFEFYLAQGHVNRARALRDQCAATLDAKEVEQMDDRLARHEATLGKARACAERLKAAFEAAPDDKRFNACLSFLTEAGYLEEAYLFAKSQVDSGFVSNQIFHNDGIRNAVLQYGTVEDVVALLWKFVRHGDRWDREYQLREFVGGFQRVGHGRAFADAIRDRALAETPPFVALFAPLSDTYTQMGDRLSALEVTDVLLALQPGRRDHLTRKAGVLESMKRYDDALAIRAALPGAHELSIEATDTTNIARTYLAADRDAEALGTIEALAAWNKSPEIAGQIGMALIGASKFAEAIPYMEKGMRHAEFRNGNGVALMNAYLETGDTEKALALWRENKNQRAFREIYAQADRELFRPVAREILEARIQAFPAELGAYGQLGRILLKDGDTAGARALFDRALTAVPPTMAGQVAAGYGSILAAEGQLLPLLEAPPLDDPMLIRAIAAGYRSVPVAQRSDALRDNVLALPLTDVGDLMDLAAFFQGMEDKATASALWQRALTLESLEDHQRITILQALAEADALDDAAAQVHALLQQNPSLMRGNPALMAFIAKSGGPEALTLAMTALRERMPEGDNVTFFEKLAAYHGGDAADLSVLLAFAETATLEEWQWRHFAKLCQDAGNKDAEIVMLNRIADGGFGTSNRDRALAEICVIDAEAGRPVEAFARYRAISPAYGDREGLMESIGKTVAADHIPAMQAAVDEAIAARPGNLLVSDWMGEVAQLAEAAGAPIDLAAWATAAPLTPLQKGEALQWSRLYEGWQVSPRVKVDRSEAYFKEENTKAALTPEGAPLDLTGWVTIEPKQSLGLVNLGPVLFPEDDQFEESGAMAYKAIESPEGGPTDLGFASNIGNAQVWVNGVLVQQANSRSAVRPGLERFRVDLKPGVNHVIIKSTNANKRWLFCLGALEPRPPLAIPAAPAEAPAAEAPAIAAAG; via the coding sequence ATGAAAATTCGGGCACTTTTCATCGCACTGGCGCTGGCCGTCTTCCCCGTCGCGGCACAGGAAGAACCCGTTTCCCCCGAGCGCGCGCAACAGATCCGCGAGCGCTACGAGCAGGTCCTCATCCGCACCCCCATGCAGGACAGCGCCTTTGATCGCGTTTATGCGAGCTACCTCGAAGCCGAAGGCGTGGAGGCCTGGGTCGCGAAGCTGAAGCCCGCCGAGGGCGAGCCCACGAAAGAAAACTGGGTTCTCCTTGGCCGCATTCAGGAGCGCCAGTTCAAGACCGACGAGGCCATCGTCTCCCTGGAGAAGGCCAAAGAACTCGGCGTGCAGGATCCCCAGCTCGATCTGCTCATGGGCCGCCTCTACTACGAGAATGGCCAGGACGGCAAGGCCGCCGCCCTTCTCACCACCGCACTGGAGCAGCCCATCGATCCCGAGGCGCGCTCCAGTGTTGTCCGCATCCTCGGCAACCTCTACATGCGCCAGGGCAAGCGAGACGAAGCCATCACCGCGTGGAAGCGCCTCGCCGAGGACAACCCCGGCGACACCTTCGCCCAGACCGAACTCGCGGAGATTTACGAAGACAACCGCATGTGGGAAGAGTCCATTGCCGCCTATAGCCAACTTTCCGAGGCCTCGGCGAACGACCCCTATCAAAGGTGCCGCGCCCTTCGCGCCATTGGCCGCGCCCGCATCGCCATGGAGGCCTACCCCGAGGCGATTGCCGCCTTCGAGCAGGCCCTCGATCTCGTTTCGCCCGGCAACTGGCTCTTTGAAGATTTAAAAATGCGCCTCGTCGGCGTCTATCAGGATCTCGGTGATCTCCAGGGCCTCGCGACCTACCTCAACGAAAAGCTCGAAGCCAATCCCGCCGACACCGAGTTCCGCGATCTCCTCGCCGAGACCTACACCCGCATGACGAAATTCGCCGAGGCCGAAGCGGAGCACAAAAAGATCCTCGAGCGCGATCCGTCCCGCATCGCCACCCACGAGCACCTCATCACGCTCTACGAGCGCATGGAGCGGCCCGATGATGTGACCGCGACCTACGAAACACTGATCGCACAGTATCCCACCGAGCCCGACTACCTGCGCCGCCTCGGCGAGGTCTATCTCCGTCGCAATCAGCCCGATCAGGCCAAGGCCGCGTGGCGACGTGTCATCGACGCTACCCCCACCGCCAGTCAGCACGCCCAGTTGGCGGAGTGGATGGAGATGTACGAGTTCGCGCCGGAGGCCATCGCGGAGTATGAAGCCGCCCTCGCCATGGAGCCCAATCGCGAGTGGACCTTCAAGCTGGCGGCGTTGAAACACGCCGGTGGGGAGGGGGACGCCGCGAAAGCCCTGTGGACCTCCGTGCTCAAGGAAGACAGTCCGGCCGCGGAGCGCGCCGAAGTCGCCTCGATTCTCGAAACCTTCAAATACATCCCCGAGGCTGAGGCCCTCCTTGCTCAGGCCCACACGCAAGATCCCGCCAACCTGGAGTACGCCCAGGCCCTCGCGAAGAACCTTATGGAGCAGGAAAAGTTCGACGCGGCCCTGCCGCTCTTCGAGCAAATGGCCAACCAGACGGAGAACGAATACTTCCAGGATCGCGGCGAGGGCGGCCTGCTCGACGCCTACGGTAAGCTGGGCATCCTGGCCGAGAAAAAGCAGGAGTGGGAGGACGCCGTCCGCGCGAATCCGGAAGATACCAACTTGCTCATGCGCCTCGCGCGCATGTATGGACGCTCCGGGGACAACACCTCCGCCCTCGGGCTCTATGAGCGCTGCGTGGAGCTCAAGCCGGAAGATGCAAACTACGTCAAGGCCCTCGCCGACGCCTACACCCGCGGCAGCCGCATCGAGGAAGCCATCGAACTCTACCACAAGCTCATCGCCATGGATGCCAACCGCGCCGGTGGTTACTATCGCGAGCTGCTCGATATCTATCTTAAGGCCGACTTCAAAGACGAGGCCATTGAGACCGCAAAGAAAGTCGTGGAGCTGTCGCCCGCCGACGCGGAGGCCTACCTGAACCTGGGTCAGGTCTACATGAATTATCAGCAGTACGACGATGGGCTTTCAGCCTATCGTGGTGCCCTGCGCCTTTCGCCCGACGAGCCCGACTACTATCGCCAGTACGGCCAGGCCCTCCAGAGCCAGGATCGTCTTGGCGAGGCGCAGGATGCCTTCCGCAAAATGCTGGACACGGCGAAGGAAGACGAGACGCGCCTTCAGGCGGTCAATGCACTCGCTCAGATTCACCTCCGCGAGGGTAAGCTGGAAAGTCTCCTCGCCGAATTTCAAAGCCGTGTCCGCAGCACGCCCAAGCGCCTCGCGGCCTATCAGGAGCTGGGCGCGATCCACGTCCAGGCGGGGGACAGCGCCCGCTCGCTGGAGATCCTCGAAGGTGGCTACAACGCCGTGGATGACAAGGGCGAGGCCCTGAAGTCCCTCGTGCGCGCGAGCTACGAAGCCCAGGACTTCGAGAAAGTCGTCCGCTACTTTGAGGAGCTCATCGCCCTCTCCGGCAAGGCGACCGCCTTCGAGTACGAGCGACTGGGCCAGGTCTATGCCCAGTTGGGCGACCTCGACAAAGCGCGCAGCACGTGGCAACGCATTGTCGATGAAGATAAAGACAATCCCAAGGCCTACATCACCCTGGCCAAGGCCCTGCGACAGGCGGGATTCAGCGAAGAGGCCGCCGCCGCGACCGAAGCGGCCTTGGAAAAAGACCCCCACAACTTTTCCCTTCGCTTCGAATATGCCCAGGAGTTGGCGGGCCAGGAGGAGATGGGCAAGGCCTACGAACAACTCCAACTTCTTCTCGATCTCGGTCCGAGCGAGGCCGACAAGGAGAAAGCGAAGAAAGAGGAAGAGCGCGAAAAGAAAGTGGAGCAGATACAGCGCGCGCGCATGGGCTACGAGCGCGTGGACATGTTCTCACCCCACTACCAGCCGGGCCAGCGCTACTACTATGGGAACTCACTTCGCGGCGGCTCCTTTGAAGGCGTCCGGCCCCAGGTCATTTCCACCATGGCCGGCATGGCCGAAAACAGCATCGGCATTGACGAGTTCATCGCGACGTATAAAAAGCGCGTGGAGGAAAACCCCAATTCTCAGCAGGCCCACGAGGATCTAATCCTGGTCTATGAGAACTGTAACAAGCAGGAAGAGGCCCACGCCGCCACGGAAGCCCTGTCCGCCCTCCAACCCGAAAATGTCGATATACTCGACAAACTCGCGGTCCAGTATTCCTACACCCAGCAGACCGACAAGGCCCTGGAGAAGCTCGCTCAGATCGACGTTCTCCAACCCACGCGTAAGAAAAGCAGCGACCTCGCCCGCGTCTATCTCTATTTTCGCGCGGAAAAGAAAGACGAAGCGCGCACCCTCCTCACCAGCCTCATCGACGGCAACCGCGACGACCAGAGCGTCCTCAGCATGGCCGTGAACTTGGCCGCACAGTATGCCGAGAAAGACGTCATCGCCGCCATGCAAGCCAAACTGGGCGACCTCGATCCCAAGTTCAGGAAGAACATCCGCCAGAGCCTGGCCTACGCTTACACGGAAACCGCCGATACCGAACAGGCGCGAAAGATCTTCGAGGAGATTCTCTTCGACGACGACGATCAGGATCCTTACGCCTACCAGATTCCCCGGGGTCGTCGCGTCAGTATTTATGCGCCCCGCATCGGCGCGAATAATCAAAACGTGTACTACGGCGGCGGCGCCTACTATCAATTGCGCAACCTGGGTATCACCACCAGCATCGATTACGCGCGCTCGAGTGCGATCGAGCAGATGACCAAGCTGCTCGACGGCGAAGAAGAGGCGGCCTTCATGCAGCGCCTCCACGACGAGGCCGCGAAGTTTACCACGGGCGAGGGTGCCGCGGCCCGTCAGCGCGCGTGGATCTTCGGCCAGTTGCTCGCGACGCAGTACGTCGCGGGAACGGACTACGCCAAAGCCCGCGAAGTACTCGCTCCCTTTGTCGCGGGAAAAGTGGATGATGCCACGGCCTACAACCTGTGCATCTATATCGATGAGCAGGAAGACAAGTTCGACGCAATGCTGGAGAATTATGCCCAACTGCGCGACCTCTACCCCGGCCAACTCCGTGATATTCTTCGTGCGGAAACGACCACCCTTATGGCGGCGGGCCGTCACGAAGAAGCCGCCGATCGCATTCGCGAACTCGCCCGCCGGGGCACGCCGCCCAACGATCTCGTGGCCATGATTCAGCAGCTCAAGCAGGAAGAAAAGCCGCAACTGGCGAAGGCGCTCCTCGAAGAGCAACTCGCCGGACTCCAGCGCAATGCGCAAGCCCTCTCCATGCTCGCCGCCCTCTATGCCGAGGACAACGACTACGAAAAAGCGATGGAACTTGCCCGAGAGGCCTGGGAGGGAAAGGTGCGGGGCGGCTCGGGGCGGAACTCGAACTTTTACTACTACGGCGGCTACTACCAGTCCTCCGGCATGTCCATCGACGACAACCTGCGCGCCTGGTTTCAATACGCCAAGTCCGCGGGCAAAAAGGACGAGCTCATCGCCGAGTTCAAGACCCGGCTGGAGCAGCAGCCCGCCTCCGTTTCGGCCCACGAGCACTTGGCGTCGCTGTATTCCCTCGACGAAGATCAGGACAAGGCCATCGAGCTTTACAAAAGCCTCATCGAGAAGCGGCCCCACTTCGTGAAGGCAGCCACGGCCCTGGCCCAGCTTTACGAACAGGCGGGCAAATATCAGGAGGCCATCGCCCAGTACGAATCCTTCATCAAGAGCCGCCCCGGCCTCTACAGCGGCATGGGCTGGCAGATTCGCAACCTCTACCAACGCATGGGCAAGGGTGAAGACCTCGCGAAGATCGAAGAGGACATGGTCAAGCAGGCCCGCACGCCCGACCAGCTCCAGAATCTCGCCTGGCAGTTTCGCAATGACGGCGAATTCGATAAGGCGCGCGAGCTCTATCTGAAAATCATCGACATGCAACCCGGCCAGAGCTATTACCGCACCGAGCTCGCCGGTATCCTTCGCGAAATGGGCCGGGATGACGAGGCCCTCGAAGTCTTCGCCAAGTGGTTCGACTCGCCCGTCATGCGTACCCAGGGCTACATCGATCAGCACACCCTCGCCCAGATGGTGGGCCAATACAAGGCTGCGGGGCGACTCGACGAACTCAAAGCCAAGAACGAGCTGACCCGTATCGACAAGCCCGACGATCTCATCGCCAAGTCGGTCGATGCCCACATCGCCATGGCCGAGCACCGCTTCGTTGATGCCCAGCCCCTGCTGCTCGAAGTGATGAAGGCCCGACAGGACGGCAATGCCGTCAACATCCTCATCAACATGGGCGAGTATCAGGACAACGCCCTCACCGTCGTCGAGCAACTCGAGAAAGACGGCATGATGACCAATTTCTGGGATCAGCAGCGCCTTGCTCAAGTGTATCTCTCCGCGGGCGACCGGACCAGGGCCATGGAGGCCTATCGGAAATACGCGGATCAGCAGGGTCAGTGGGGACTCGAAAACGTAATGCGCGGCCTCTACGAATTCGGCCTCTACGAAGAAGCGGAAGACTTCTACCTGAAAAACCGCAAGAAGACCCGCGAGATGGACGGCATCGCGATGAACATGTACATGGAGGGTAACGGTCTGGAGGAACTCGTCCAGGAAATGCTGGCCCAGGAAATCAAAGGACCCGCCGAAGGCCTCGTGGACAACATCGTCCGCGATGAAAAAACCTCCTACGCCCAGGCCCTCCAGATGCTGACGCCCCTCCTCGAACGGGAGCCGGAGAACAAGTTCCTGCTCAACAGCATCATCGACCTCCACGAGCGCAACAACAAGCCCGCCGAGGCCCTGCCCTGGTGCGAGAAGCTCCTCGCCCTCAACGAACACGATGCCGCCACGCGTCGGCGCTTCGCCAATACCCTCGTTTTGAACAACCGCGAGCCGGAAGCCTTCAAACTCTTCGACGATCTACTCGCCGCCAAAATGAACAGCGACAACGCCCTCGTGGCCTTCGAATTCTATCTGGCCCAGGGCCACGTCAATCGCGCCCGGGCCCTCCGCGATCAGTGCGCCGCGACGTTGGACGCGAAAGAAGTTGAACAGATGGATGATCGACTCGCCCGGCACGAGGCGACGCTCGGCAAGGCGCGCGCCTGCGCGGAACGTCTCAAAGCGGCCTTCGAGGCGGCCCCCGACGACAAGCGTTTCAACGCCTGTCTCAGTTTCCTCACCGAAGCGGGCTACCTGGAAGAGGCCTACCTGTTCGCGAAGTCCCAGGTGGACTCGGGTTTCGTGAGCAACCAGATTTTTCACAACGACGGAATCCGCAATGCCGTGCTGCAATACGGAACCGTAGAGGACGTCGTGGCGCTCCTCTGGAAATTCGTCCGCCACGGTGATCGCTGGGATCGCGAATACCAACTTCGCGAGTTCGTGGGCGGCTTCCAGAGAGTGGGCCATGGCCGCGCCTTCGCCGATGCCATTCGTGATCGCGCCCTGGCGGAAACACCACCCTTCGTCGCCCTGTTCGCGCCGCTCTCGGATACCTACACGCAGATGGGTGATCGCCTCTCCGCCCTGGAAGTGACCGATGTCCTGCTGGCGCTTCAGCCCGGACGCCGCGATCACCTCACCCGGAAGGCGGGGGTGCTCGAAAGCATGAAGCGTTACGACGACGCCCTCGCGATCCGCGCCGCGCTGCCCGGTGCCCACGAGCTGAGCATAGAGGCGACGGACACCACGAACATCGCGCGCACCTATCTCGCCGCCGATCGCGATGCCGAAGCCCTCGGCACCATCGAGGCCCTGGCCGCGTGGAACAAGTCTCCCGAGATCGCGGGCCAGATCGGCATGGCGCTCATCGGCGCGTCGAAGTTTGCGGAAGCGATTCCCTACATGGAAAAAGGCATGCGCCACGCCGAATTTCGCAATGGCAACGGCGTAGCGCTCATGAACGCCTATCTCGAAACCGGCGACACGGAAAAAGCCCTCGCACTCTGGCGCGAAAACAAGAACCAGCGCGCCTTCCGCGAGATCTACGCACAGGCGGATCGGGAGCTCTTCCGCCCCGTTGCGCGCGAAATACTCGAAGCACGAATCCAGGCTTTCCCCGCCGAACTGGGCGCCTACGGACAGCTCGGCCGTATCCTGCTGAAGGACGGCGACACCGCCGGCGCGCGCGCGCTCTTTGATCGTGCCCTCACCGCCGTACCGCCCACCATGGCGGGGCAGGTGGCCGCCGGCTACGGTTCCATCCTGGCCGCCGAGGGCCAACTCCTTCCCCTCCTGGAAGCACCGCCGCTCGACGATCCCATGTTGATCCGCGCCATCGCGGCGGGTTACCGCAGCGTGCCCGTGGCGCAGCGTAGCGATGCCTTGCGCGACAACGTGTTGGCCCTGCCCCTGACCGATGTCGGCGACCTCATGGACCTCGCCGCCTTCTTCCAAGGCATGGAAGACAAGGCGACCGCGAGCGCCTTATGGCAGCGCGCTCTCACCCTCGAATCGTTGGAGGACCATCAGCGGATCACCATTCTACAGGCCCTGGCCGAGGCCGACGCACTCGACGATGCCGCCGCCCAGGTACATGCCCTCCTCCAGCAGAACCCCTCCTTGATGCGCGGCAATCCCGCGCTCATGGCCTTCATCGCGAAATCCGGCGGACCCGAAGCCCTCACCCTCGCCATGACCGCCCTGCGCGAGCGCATGCCCGAAGGCGACAACGTGACTTTCTTCGAGAAGCTCGCGGCCTACCACGGGGGTGATGCCGCGGATTTATCGGTGCTGCTCGCCTTCGCCGAAACCGCCACGCTCGAAGAGTGGCAATGGCGTCACTTCGCCAAACTCTGCCAGGACGCGGGCAACAAAGACGCCGAGATTGTCATGCTCAACCGAATCGCCGATGGTGGCTTTGGCACGAGCAATCGTGATCGCGCACTGGCCGAGATCTGCGTGATCGACGCCGAAGCGGGACGTCCCGTGGAAGCCTTTGCGCGCTACCGTGCCATCAGCCCGGCCTACGGGGACCGCGAAGGGCTCATGGAATCCATCGGGAAGACGGTGGCGGCGGATCACATCCCCGCGATGCAAGCCGCCGTGGACGAAGCCATCGCCGCGCGGCCCGGCAACTTGCTCGTGTCGGATTGGATGGGCGAAGTCGCCCAACTGGCCGAGGCCGCCGGTGCGCCCATCGACCTGGCGGCCTGGGCCACCGCCGCGCCGCTCACGCCCCTGCAAAAGGGCGAGGCGCTGCAATGGAGCCGCCTCTATGAGGGTTGGCAAGTCTCCCCCCGCGTGAAGGTGGACCGTTCGGAGGCCTACTTCAAAGAAGAAAACACCAAGGCCGCCCTCACGCCCGAAGGAGCGCCGCTGGACCTCACAGGCTGGGTCACTATCGAGCCAAAGCAGTCCCTCGGTCTTGTAAATCTCGGGCCCGTGCTCTTCCCGGAGGACGATCAGTTCGAGGAATCCGGCGCCATGGCCTACAAGGCCATCGAATCCCCGGAGGGCGGGCCCACCGACCTCGGCTTCGCCTCCAATATCGGCAACGCGCAAGTCTGGGTCAACGGCGTCCTCGTCCAGCAGGCCAATTCCCGAAGCGCGGTCCGCCCCGGCCTCGAACGTTTCCGGGTCGATCTCAAGCCGGGTGTCAACCACGTCATCATCAAGAGCACCAACGCCAACAAACGCTGGCTCTTCTGCCTCGGCGCCCTGGAGCCGCGCCCGCCTCTCGCGATTCCCGCCGCACCGGCGGAAGCACCGGCGGCGGAGGCTCCTGCCATTGCGGCGGCGGGGTGA
- a CDS encoding PQQ-binding-like beta-propeller repeat protein, translating to MADEPSEKEMSPEESATTDPAPPPEAIPAEEASAALSEPVEPVEAVEPRLNITIPFAVILIQLLFTLYVANTSTTPFRTYVGIGIIPILGTLALAAWWGLSMSVPWRQRLTGLAIVGAATLLPVLVSRPFAPFLLVYVLPSMTTLLVLTLVATVRFAWSERRRLLLMAMALCSIFFCFTRVAGVDGNMAPLIAWRWAGPPELSATTAVTGKTAAVALNPEPEDWPAFRGARRDNRNMVARFGVDWAANPPRELWRRPVGLGWSSFTVIGDYLFTQEQRGTEEAVVCYEVATGAEVWSNVVPERFDDVMGSGPRATPAYDKGKLYTQGATGILQCIDAATGATVWKRDLREDASMGVPQWGFSSSPLVVGGLVYAYAGAGDGKSLLAYKTENGELAWAAGKGTNGYSSPHFAEVAIAPQILQISNYGIEAFEPATGQVLWEDVWDIKSNPRVAQPYVVDFYTLIAGTGQGKGARLLKVVKEGETFVPKILWTSEKFRPYFNDYVFHDGYLYGFDGNRFACVDAANGFMRWTGDRLGGQILLLNALDMLLLLTEEGEVQLVAAYPSSIEVKGRLKALDSKTWNHPVVSRNKLFVRNDREAVCYELPPAPPAEEKPKEGAH from the coding sequence ATGGCTGATGAACCATCAGAAAAGGAAATGAGCCCCGAAGAGTCCGCGACCACGGACCCGGCCCCGCCGCCTGAGGCGATCCCCGCCGAGGAAGCGTCCGCCGCACTGTCCGAACCCGTCGAACCCGTCGAGGCGGTCGAGCCGCGGCTGAATATCACCATTCCCTTCGCGGTGATTCTCATCCAACTGCTTTTCACGCTCTACGTTGCCAATACGAGCACCACGCCCTTCCGAACCTATGTGGGTATCGGTATCATTCCCATCCTGGGTACCCTGGCGCTCGCGGCGTGGTGGGGCCTGTCCATGTCGGTACCCTGGCGTCAGCGCCTCACGGGTCTCGCAATCGTTGGTGCGGCGACCTTGCTGCCCGTCCTTGTCAGCCGTCCCTTTGCACCCTTCCTGCTGGTCTATGTGCTTCCCTCCATGACCACGCTGCTCGTGCTGACGCTCGTGGCCACGGTTCGCTTCGCCTGGTCCGAGCGCCGCCGTCTCCTGTTAATGGCCATGGCCCTGTGCTCGATTTTCTTCTGCTTCACCCGAGTCGCGGGCGTCGATGGCAACATGGCGCCCCTCATCGCCTGGCGCTGGGCCGGGCCGCCGGAGTTGAGCGCCACCACGGCGGTCACTGGAAAGACCGCCGCCGTCGCCTTGAATCCCGAGCCCGAGGATTGGCCCGCCTTCAGAGGCGCCCGCCGCGACAATCGCAACATGGTCGCCCGCTTCGGCGTAGACTGGGCCGCGAATCCGCCCCGTGAGTTGTGGCGGCGCCCCGTCGGCCTTGGCTGGTCCTCCTTCACCGTGATTGGCGACTACCTGTTTACCCAGGAGCAGCGGGGCACGGAAGAGGCGGTCGTGTGTTACGAAGTGGCCACCGGCGCCGAGGTGTGGAGCAATGTTGTTCCCGAGCGCTTCGATGACGTCATGGGCTCCGGCCCCCGGGCCACACCGGCCTACGACAAGGGCAAGCTCTATACCCAGGGCGCCACGGGAATCCTTCAATGTATCGACGCGGCCACCGGCGCGACCGTGTGGAAGCGCGATTTGAGAGAAGACGCGTCCATGGGCGTGCCCCAGTGGGGCTTCTCCAGCTCGCCCCTCGTCGTGGGGGGGCTGGTCTACGCCTATGCGGGCGCGGGCGATGGCAAGAGCCTCCTCGCCTACAAGACCGAGAACGGCGAACTCGCCTGGGCCGCGGGCAAAGGCACCAACGGCTACAGTTCGCCCCACTTTGCCGAAGTGGCCATTGCCCCTCAGATTCTCCAGATCAGCAACTACGGTATCGAGGCCTTTGAGCCCGCCACCGGCCAGGTGCTCTGGGAAGACGTATGGGATATCAAGAGCAACCCCCGCGTCGCCCAGCCCTATGTGGTCGATTTTTACACCCTGATAGCCGGCACCGGCCAGGGCAAGGGGGCGCGGCTCCTCAAAGTCGTTAAGGAAGGGGAGACCTTCGTACCCAAAATCCTCTGGACCAGCGAGAAGTTCCGTCCCTATTTCAATGACTACGTCTTTCATGATGGCTATCTCTACGGCTTCGACGGTAACCGCTTTGCGTGCGTCGATGCCGCAAACGGCTTCATGCGCTGGACCGGAGATCGCCTGGGTGGCCAGATTCTTCTGCTCAATGCCCTGGATATGCTGCTCCTCCTGACGGAAGAGGGCGAAGTGCAACTCGTTGCCGCCTACCCCTCCTCCATCGAAGTAAAGGGTCGACTGAAAGCCCTTGACAGCAAGACTTGGAATCATCCCGTGGTCTCCCGTAACAAGCTCTTCGTGCGCAACGATCGCGAGGCCGTGTGCTACGAACTGCCACCCGCGCCCCCTGCGGAAGAAAAACCCAAAGAGGGTGCCCACTGA